Proteins from a genomic interval of Oncorhynchus kisutch isolate 150728-3 linkage group LG28, Okis_V2, whole genome shotgun sequence:
- the LOC109873304 gene encoding myosin regulatory light chain 2, ventricular/cardiac muscle isoform, which yields MAPKKAKKKAAEASSNVFSMFEQAQIQEFKEAFTIMDQNRDGFIDKSDLRDTFCALGRLNVGNDELDEMLKMAPGPINFTIFLSMFGEKLKGTDPEETIINAFKIFDPEGQGVLKGEDIKYYIMSQADKFTEAEVEDMFTNFPLDVAGNLDYKNLCYVITHGEDKEAE from the exons ATG gcacccaagaaggcaaagaagAAGGCAGCAGAGGCCAGCTCCAATGTGTTCTCCATGTTTGAGCAAGCCCAGATCCAGGAGTTCAAGGAGGCTTTCACCATCATGGACCAGAACAGAGACGGTTTCATTGACAAGAGTGACCTGAGGGACACCTTCTGTGCTTTGG GCCGTCTCAATGTGGGTAATGATGAGCTGGACGAGATGCTGAAGATGGCCCCTGGACCAATCAACTTCACCATATTCCTCTCCATGTTTGGCGAGAAGTTGAAAG GTACTGATCCTGAGGAGACCATTATTAACGCCTTCAAGATCTTCGACCCCGAGGGACAGGGAGTCCTCAAGGGAGAAGA TATCAAATATTACATAATGTCTCAGGCGGACAAGTTCACCGAAGCTGAG GTTGAAGACATGTTCACAAACTTCCCCCTGGACGTCGCCGGCAATCTGGACTACAAGAACCTGTGCTACGTTATCACCCACGGAGAGGACAAGGAGGCGGAGTAA